The following proteins are encoded in a genomic region of Montipora foliosa isolate CH-2021 chromosome 8, ASM3666993v2, whole genome shotgun sequence:
- the LOC137968729 gene encoding uncharacterized protein — protein MHFFDECSVVKTTGNRNYEHARIGHRALEVQRYASNATFTVNLLHNMYGVGHVNLLPGPSNGLELLHFVAEALQEDIFGNLLLKVGDTVILDNCGFHHARHVEPVLRNMLAARGIALIHQPPYHPQYNTCGHCFRVLKGWLRKHSKFAEVHRDVAIFQGLSTITPGMSWNFFRHLWLRRLSI, from the coding sequence ATGCACTTTTTTGATGAGTGTTCAGTGGTAAAGACGACTGGAAATAGGAATTACGAACATGCAAGAATCGGTCACCGAGCTTTGGAGGTTCAGCGGTATGCAAGCAATGCTACCTTTACCGTAAATCTTCTGCATAATATGTATGGAGTTGGACACGTCAACTTGTTACCTGGGCCTTCTAATGGACTTGAACTTCTTCATTTCGTCGCAGAAGCATTACAAGAAGATATTTTTGGAAACCTGCTTCTAAAAGTTGGCGATACAGTCATTTTAGACAACTGCGGTTTTCACCACGCCAGACATGTGGAACCAGTGTTAAGAAATATGCTGGCAGCCCGTGGAATTGCCTTGATTCATCAACCACCTTACCATCCCCAATATAATACCTGCGGACACTGCTTCAGAGTGTTGAAGGGATGGCTTCGAAAGCATTCGAAGTTTGCCGAAGTGCATAGAGATGTTGCTATTTTCCAAGGCCTGAGCACAATCACGCCCGGAATGTCGTGGAATTTCTTTAGGCATTTATGGTTACGTCGATTAAGTATTTAA